The genomic stretch TCTAATCTCTGAATTACATGGCAGAAGATTTCATGTGTTTAATTTCCACAATCGTCGAGTCGAATTCACTCAATGTTACTTGGCTATTAATTAACCGTTTGAATTATATTTCAAGCACCATATGGGAAAAGTTGGTACTGCAATACTGTTTTGCGTTGTCTCCTTAAATCTGTATCCATTTCGGAGAGAAAAATCTTGAATAATTTTTAGTTAGAGCGAAATTTGCCACGGGATCTTCTTCCTAAAAGGCTAGCCCCCATCTCCCGACCACTCGGATacatattaataatatattgagtgaactacataaatggtttCTAGTTTATGAACAAATTTGTACGTTGCACTTCACATATTTTAGATGCGGAATATTTTtgtcaatattttttaatattaactGTCGATAACCTAGAATAACTATTTTATACAGATACCAAAAGTAGAAAGGATAGTATTGTGGACAACAGCGCATAAATGAGCTCGGCCAATCAAAGCGGCAATTGTCCGAATAAACTGGATAGCCACTCACACTTTGGCTTTAGCCTATATTAAATCATCAATTCATCACCATATTATATACGTACTACTACGTTCGTCTCTTATTTAATTCACCTCTTTCTGTCGCGGCAAATTAAAAGTTAACCAACTTCAGTTTAACTTTAGACatgatatatatttatatttattactaGTAGTAAGGTATATTAAAAAGGAACTATTCCCTCCGTCTTTCACAGGTGACTCGTATTTCCACATAATGTTCCACTTAAGTTGAGTAATTTCTTCTTTTAGCTtgtattaaaagaaaaaaatactactttAATACGAGTCTACCGATCGAATAATTATCTCCAATTCACAATGAAATCTTATTTCGTGACTACAAAAGTTGTCCCTCGAAGAAATCTAATATCAAGAATATTcaacatatatatattacaagtcttataaattatagtactactatgttATCTTTGTATGGGCAATCAATTTCGATTCCAGTTAAGTGTCTCGTTAACTAAATATTAAATGAAATCCATTCTTAACTtaagacttaagaaatacaaacCATTTGTATTTGGGTATTCTTTTCTTAAAGTCGTGATTATCTGTAAAGCCATGACCTGCTTGTATAAGCATAACTTCGGAATATTGCACATTATTAATTTTGATCTTTACATTTTTCGATTGTTATTTGTTAATCAATAGCTAATTGCTTAACGAATTGGTGTTGGTGTATGCTGCATCACTTGTCCACGTAAAGCATGCCTTCTAGACTGAGTTCACATTAAGGGCCTCACGCGGGGTCAGACTCGGGTCAGGCCGGGCCGAGTCTTAGTTCTTTTTCTTAATATATGTAgaaattaatcatttttaatcaaaGAGTTGTCAATCCATATGTTGGTATTTTAAGCTAATATATATAGTTATAGCTTGGTTGAAATGGAGTACTAGAGTGTTTGTATTAGTGTTAcgaatgataaatatatatatatacacgcaTCACAAATATAAATTCTCTTGTGCTTATTTTTCTTGTATTtggatataatttattatatagatataatatttgtaattattttgtttGGTTTTATAATACTTTATTAATATACAACACTTAATCTCATTAAAGttaatcaaaataatttcaTGTCCGTTCgaaataaaataactaattaattcAGAATCGGACAGTTACGAAAAACTATTTCCATCCATTCCCTGAAGATCAACTGTTTAATTTTTAGAACCCAAAAAACATGCAAGTGTTCAGAAAATAGTATTCTGGTTCAAATAACAATTTAACTTATTGTGGATATGACAGGTTGGATTTTGGGTATGAAATTAAACCCAAAAATCAAATAATCGAAAGACTACATTTTGGTCTCGACAACATTTAATTCATATAAACCCAATTCAAAATGTAACTATGCGCTACATATATAGGCCCAAAACGTCATTAATCATTTttcttcaacttttttttttcattgaaatGGAATAACAGCCAACTATTTGTCCACGTGTAAAAGCTAAAATGTGCACAATGTATACAATAACACAAATTATTGGATGGATAATGGAAGTGAGTATGTTACATTTGGATAATACATATTCCACAGACTACATGGCATTTTACAGTTTTTTATGTATAATAATGATAGTAATAATTGGCTAAATTAGAGAATGCAGCATCTGATGACTATCCCTTTTTCCAACCTAGCATCCTCGTTGCCTGTTAACAAGAAATATGAATTTTACATAAAACACGAGAAAGTAAAAGATAATAGAAAACCAAACATGAAATAGAGATTCTTGTTTCATATCAataacaaaattcaaataaaattctTCGACTAAACAGCCAGTTCCATAAAAGGCATCTCGTAATCCGCAGTTCAGATCAATGAAGGAAAGCAAGCAAGAAGCTAGAGTGATGAAATGTGATTCATAAATTTCTAGTTTGTCTACAAAGAAGCAAATTAGAAGAGACTGACCGTCAGGAGGCTGAGACAGCTTACGATTTTGGGGAGACATCATTTCTTTTTTGAGCTGTATCAAGATATCCTCCATTGTGCACTCTCTTTTCCAGTTAGAAAGCATAGGGAAGCGATTGGGTTCGACCTGGAAATTGTTCGTTAAAGCACATCTGGAATAGCGCATAACAGGCCTCCTTAAGAGGAGTACTTACCACACCAGTTTCTAGGTTTACACAGCTCATATTTATCCGTGTCTGGAACCTCACGTTTGGCGGATTATCTGGATAGTCTTTCCCACAGAATAGTTTTAACGGGTATATGCGCCCTTCGTGTACAGTCTGTTCATACAATTACAGAGGTAACAAGCAAATTTTACCAATAATTTTTTCAAGATTTCGAGTCAATGAATATCTGGGAAAGTGCACGATCAAGGGAAATGGAATTTATAGTAGTACACAACTTTCGTGAGAGttaaatgagaaaaataaaaatgtaaaggGGAACTAACATTAGGAGGACCGATGATGGTTCCTGTCCATGACTGCATGTATACATCATCGGCATCATCCATCCCATAACTTACAGTTCCATCTCCTATTCCCTTCTCTCCTCTCTCGAGCTCTTCCAATAACCTGAAGCTCCTTGGTACTGAAAAGGGAGCATTGATGTCATCATGGATCAATATGGTTACAACATAATAAGTCCTCAAAGATGACGCATGGAAGCGCGGATGCATGAGTATTGAGTAACATGAGTTACATCACTGAAGTGATCTAAGAAATGGCTATATGAAACACAGAATTCATAACAACATCCAGGCCAAAGCTATAGTTGCAACTAAATAATTTAGGGTGGAAGCCCCAGTCTACTATTATCATGTAGATAGATATATCAACTTTTGGGATGACCATTAATaggagttttaaaaaattaaattggcATGCTCAAAAATTAGTTGAGTAGCTATAGTAATTTTATCATTATTGTTTATTAGTAGAACAGCATAACATCCAGAGTTACAATTGTGAGTCTGACAACAAAGTGAAACATCAACATGGCAGTATATGGCATTCTCAAAACTATCAGAGAAAGATTAATCACTAAAGTGATAATGTTGTATGAACTATGACAAAAACAGACAGCATACTACAGGAGCAGAAACAAAGATGGAACCTTTAGCACGACAGTAAAATCCAGTTTTACGACACACCTGAGGCCTGACAGACAAATAAACCTAATCTCTAGTATGTAGCCAAGTAAGAAGCATTAATATTAGCTTCAAATATCACTACTCGTGAGCTATTAACTGAAATGCCCTTCGTTAACAATGTTTGAAACCCGATGCTACATAGCATCAATATTTGTATAACCTTTTGGATGAATTTCTTTCACATGTCATTTcacatttttcattaaaaatgtATTCTCAACTGTTCCAGATTTCTTACCAGTACAAAGTATTAATGTTCTTACAAAGGAGGTTGGAGAAACAAAGGGCTAAATCGATTTAGGTAAACGGATGTCTGAAGAAGCCAGATTTACGGTAGGTCAAGTGTCAACATAAGATGTCTCACACCCTTCTTTACACTGAAGATGAAGGAAGAGACAGATCAAAAGAAGCTGGGCTGACCACAAGCATAAATTTCCACCTAATTCATTCTTAAACTCTCACTTCAAAACCTTTGAGCCAATCAAATATTCCTGTGTGATTCTGACAGGTTGTATATCAGATTAAGGTCTGAACTAAGTCGTGATCATTTAGTGAAGGGGGTTTTTTGTTGTGAAACTTCAGAAACAAACTGTAAATCCAAGAAGGTTATAAGGTTGAATTACAGCCAAGGAAACAGCTGATCACAAGAAGTGATCCATCTCAAAAGATGATGAATAACAGCTAAACTACTAGTTCTGTATAAATCACAAAAACCTAATAGTTCAGTATTCACCAGCAGCAGCCACTAAATACCGACCCAACTTAATCATGCTAGCTAACATTTTCATGAAAAAGTTCATCGGTATTCAGCTACAGTGAGCCGTGCAGCATATAAACCTCTTAACTAGTCAGACATGGACACGAACTAACGCCAACGTTGTGCAGCATATAAACCTCTTAACTAATCAGACATGCACACGAACTAACGCCAACGTGCTGAATCAAGATACTGCATTTCACCCATTACAACTTAGGTTGGGTTCTGCATTATTAACTTAGTATAAATAGGCTGCTTCAAGCCATAGCAGCAGCCATGCTCCTGTGACCTCATCAAGGAAAAGAAGCTACTCCCCTGCATCATACTTTCTATAAAATCTTAATAATCTTATTCTCAATCTACTCTCTCCAAAGAATTTTCTCCTTAGGAATCCAGTGCACCATTTATCCGATTCCTAAATTTCAATTGCCGCACGCCCCATTTATGTGAATCAACCGAAGAAATTGCTAAGCTTATCAGAACTAGGTTCAAATTTTGCATAAAATATGTAACATACAGCAAACAGAAGTTTGATAGCTGAAGATATTAAAGTAGAGTTCAGTTTCTTAGCAAATTCTACAGCATTTCACATCAAAAGACAAACCAAGGAAACTTAATCAATGGCCCCATCTCCCCAAAGTCGAAGTCTGTAACCATCTAGGAGACCCCAACAAAGAGggacaaacataaaataaaagaaacgaAAATAAGATTGATCTGAATGCGAAACTAATTAGGGGTTGGAAGCTCACCAACAACCTGCGAAGATCCTTCAGAACCCATATTTCACTGCACgctgagagagggagagagatcaAAGAAGTGAAAAAGTCAGAGTTGATATCCGCAGTGTATGTTATGACATTTGAGGACAGGATGGCTTTGCAATCTTCGAGGATAAATAGCAATAAAAGAATAAAGCTCCCAATTAGCATCTCCCAAAAGCAGAGGGCAAACTTGTATTTCTCCACTACGAAAAGGTGCTCAATTTTCTATGCTATTCTATATACTACAACTATGTGTCTATATGAATAGTTTTCATTATTCTTTCTCACCAGTATCATTATTTTGGTATGGTTAAATGTGGATATTTTAGACACTAAAGGCCAAAAGTGGTCCTTAACATATgacgattttatgattttggttctaaatattatcttttgaattatttagtCTTCCACAATTGAAAACAGGCCGGATTTAGTCCTTTTTGGACAGCACCGTTAAAAATTGACGGTCAATGCATGTTTAAGCTATTTTGACTGGATTAGGAGTttaaattagaatatttaatttatttaaaactaaattacgcataaaactctatatattataAGCATTACAAAAAATCcggaaaaaaataagaaagaaaatacaGTACATTACTGAGGGTGAATCTGCAGATGGGTCTGTTTTCACTTTTCGCCTTCTTCTTATTGTTCTTGAGCTGAAACAATCCCTTCAAAAATGATTCAACAATTTGTTTATGGGATTCCAGCATCATTTCGTTCTGCTCCATCTCCATCTACGCTGCCTCCGTCTCTCGCAATCTCTATCCTCGCAATCCTTCGCCAACGTTTTATCGACGCCACGATCTCCTCCACCACGCTcctcaacttaaattaatttgttaatCATGACAATCCCATTAATTTCATTAATCAAAAAGCAATGAAATAATAATGAATTGATAAATGAGCATACGCTATGTGTGCAGCTAAATCACTGAAATTTCCGGCAATTGCTAGAACCCAAAAATTCAACTGGAAAGAACCCCAATTCAACTGGAAATCGTCACAGCCTTGAACTAGAATCAGCCCTAACAATCGAACCAAATCGAAGatggaacaaaaaaaaatatccaacAAAAATGGGCCGACTTCCTCTAAAATGGAACATAGAAATTCAACGAAAATGGCTCAGATTTACAACAAATTGAACTTGGAGAGGCAATGGTTGCAAAGAAGTTTCCTTCTGGGTTTGCCCAGCCAAGCAATGACCACCACCCAGCTGTTTTCATGAGATCGTGCTAGTGAGAGGTGTTTTCCTCTAGAATTTCTGAGTAATCGATCGGTATTTGAGCTCTGGAACTGAATCTCTTATGTTTGACACTGTCGGTGAATCCTAATTTGGTGTTGTTCTTTGATTTGAACTTCAATTTCACAATATTCTGATCCAGCAAAGACTTCAGTCGAGATCCGTCACCGGGaccctcttgcttctgcgcgaTTGGCGGTGGTGCGGTGTCGTTCTCCATCGCGTCCATGTTCTTGAATAAGAACTACGACGAGAAGTACCTCCTGCCGCCAAGATGGTGCGGGAACGCGGCGGTGCGCTGCCTCTCTGCCACCGCGTGgagcttttttttaaaatgattaattaataatttagcaGGAGTACTGGTAGTTAACAAAACGTACTTAGTTACCTAATCCCATCAAAATAGCTTAAACATGCATTTACCGTCAATTTTTAACGGTGTCGTCCAAAAAGGACTAAATCCAGTCCGTTTTCAATTGTGGAGGactaaataattcaaaagataatgttttggaccaaaattataaaatcgtCATATGTTAAGGACCACTTTTGGCTTTTACTCTATTTTAGAATACAATTGGTATTATACTGATGCTCTTTAGCAAAAGAAAGCCTGGTATTATTGTATTAATATCATAGAATAGAATAGAAGTGAAAGTTAGAAATGACTTTGTTAAAGTAACAGAGAATTTTTCCATGTTGAGATGCTTTGAGGAAAACACTGATAAAAGTTTTAATACGCATTTAACTTCCCACAAAAGATTATAATATAAgatgaatattagtaataaatatACAATAGCAGTACTAGTACTACTTTGAATGTAAAACttgaaaaaatattgaatttcgGTATGAGAGGTATAGTAGTAGCAATAGCATTCTACAAAAATACTACTCATTTTCGTAGAATCTATTGTAAAATACTAAAATCGCATCATTTATATACTTTGTTAACAATATTTAATAGTGTTACGCAACCATGCAGATTTTCAAATCGGCAAGGATATCGCTCGATATTAAATTGATCAAATGGAATAAGCAAGCTTTAATAAGTACTAGAGCTTTTCATTTTGTCATTATAATATGGAAATACCAATGTTCTAAGAATAGGATAGATAAGCGAACCGATGAAGTTAGTTGTCTGTTCATACGTCAGACCGGTTTGACCAATGGTGAAACATAACATTTTGCAAAATGACTATTGCACTTGATCATTTTCAAGTAAATGCAATGTAGCgaacataaacaaaaataaaaacattacaTTATCCATAATGAACAACAGATTTTCTCCATGTGGAAACATAGTCACCAAGCTTGGAGATATGATCTGCCAATGTATCATGGAATTCACTTTCTAAAACCAAGCAAAATCACAGATAATCTTACTTTGTAGAGATTTGATGTTCATAATCATGAGCCCAGACCCTTACCAACCCATTCAGCCATGTCGTCATCAACGCCTGATGCAGGATCTTCCCTTCTTCCTTGAAATACGTATGCTTTGTGTCTGCCTGAATCTTCCGTTTCACGAATCACAGCTCTGCTCTTAACTGCCATTTCCCTTTTCCATGAGTCATGCTTTTGCACTTCGCGGGACAAGTCGCTCTTACCTCCAGCAACTGGAAAGTCCTTGAAGCCAGGTGATTGATATGAGCTTGACCCAATTTGATCTTCATTTTCACTCTCAACGAATTTGAAGGAATCGTCTCCCTTATATCTACTCGACCTCTCGTGCTCATGCCAAACCTGTGTCTGATTATTCTTGTTCACGGTTTGAGATGCAATCGGTCTCCTGTGGTCACATTTCAGACATACCATATTTCTTTTGAAGTTTATATAATTGCACCTACAAATATAGGTCCATGTGAATCTCCAAAATTCGACTGAGCATGTCCTCAAAATTATGAGTCGCATATATGAAGCCTTACGAGTCACACTCCCACTCGCCAGGATTCAATTGCCGCTTTGGAGGATTCTCCTTGCACTGCAAACACCTCGTATTTCTGGCAAAGTTGAGAAAGTAGCACCTGCAGGAAAAAATAACCATTTAAAAGACAAAAAGATAACAAGGAACGCTAACAATTTGAACGAATCAGTGAAATAGGAGTAAACTAGTTTCGACTTATTATACTTGTCACATTTCCAGTCGCCTTTCTTCAAAGGAAGATCCCCCTGTTCTTCTGATAACTTTTTTAACCTTTCCTGGAATAGGCCATTACACCTCAAGCACTTGACATTTCGAGCAAAATTAACGAAATTGCATCTAgacaaaatataagaaaattatCATCAATATTATAAAACTGTGAATGGCTTACAGGTTATGCATATATGCTATAAGCTGGATATGCATCTTACTTGGGACAAATCCAATCACCTTGctttagtggaatatgagtgtGACTCTGGTCTTGGTTGCCACCACTTTCTTGAGTAGATGGAGTCCGATTTTGAGTAGTTTCGTGTGTTGTGTCGTGATCATGGTCATCAACCTTGACGTCCACCATTTCTTTTAATAATGTTCTGACAGATTCTTTAACATTTTTGTTTAAAGATGGCTTATTTTCCACAGAACCAATCAGGGGATGAAGACCGTATGTCAACAAAAAGCGCATAACATCCACGGTTCTACCCCCTTCATCCTCACGTGCTGTCACATACGCTCTGTCACAATCACCTCTTAGAATACACGAGCTGCAAACCTACTAAAACAGAGCACATTATcttaaaatatagtagtagtacaacAAACACAACATGGTTCTCTTAATTAAAAGGCATACTCAATACATACATTTCCTTCATTTATCCCAACATGAGCCCTTAGACGCTTTCCCGAGTTTGCAACTTTCCTATCCGTGCTCGGACATCCAGATCCAGCAATTACCATAATGTCTTTTCGTGACAAGTATCTGCATATCAGAGTGTAGATTCATATAAAACGGGAACTGCTGCAAGTATTTAGCAACAAGCAAATTCTTGCAACATTTTGAGCGCTGCATACACACATAAGACAAGTACTGTATCTGATTTTACTCATTCCACAGCAACACAATCAATTCAAGTGTTTACCAACATAAACAAACATTGCTTATTTAAAACCACAGTCCAAACGAGAAACATTGACTATGTAAATGAAACAATTCAAACAGAAAATTAACAAATCATTTCTCAGTAAAGCATATAAGTTGGTAAAGAGATAGAGCAATAGATATAGCACCGTATAAGTTGGTACCGATCGCGAGCAAAATTCAAACAAGCAGTTCGTATCCAATTCGCCTCTTTACTGCCCACTTGTCCATTATTGGCGAAAGGGTTTCCAATTTCGTCAAAGTAGCCATTTTTCAACAGTTTCTCCATTAAGTCCATCCACTCGGGCCATGGATGTGAAATCTGGCTGCATGGAAGAGCTGGTTGCTGCGAAgactcttcttcctcttcctcgtgAACAGGATAATTGCGCTGGATTTTTGAGGATTGACATTCCTGAGCTTCATTCAGGACAAATTGAACTGCAAGATTATAAGCTGACCGGTTTGGGGAAGAAGAGTAGTGACTCACAGAAGCAGCCGAATAAATTCTAGGGTTTAAGAATTGGATCTTTACGGTTTTGATGCAGCTCTTTAGCATTGCAGCAAATAGCATTCGCAATTCGCAATTCGCAATGTTTTGACAGTGAAATCACTGAAATGAGAAAATTATCATATTCATGCTTGAAATTGCGTCAAGTTCCcaataaaattatagttttattaataaataaattcaactTTGCGTttccgtgaattaaattaataaacgaATTCCAATTAGCTCAAATCTGGCTATTTGTCTGGAGTATATCAAATAGACATTTTTCACTAAAAAAACATACTAAACGCATTAAATTTCTAACATAAAATCCAGCCGATTATGAATCCTATTAGCTGCTATGTTCGGCAGCTCGAGAGATTTTGATTCAATCAATTTAAATTACATCCCAAATAGTTAAATcataggagtagtatatttcAAATTGTCTCAAGTTAGTTAaaccattttcacaaaaataaaatatttaatcaattcTTATTTTGCAAAAGAAATGTATGAATTGTCAATTTTCGCAAAGCCTGAAAAAagtgaggaagaagaggaaaacTGGTAGTATATCTGTTAAAAA from Salvia splendens isolate huo1 chromosome 15, SspV2, whole genome shotgun sequence encodes the following:
- the LOC121766694 gene encoding uncharacterized protein LOC121766694; translated protein: MLFAAMLKSCIKTVKIQFLNPRIYSAASVSHYSSSPNRSAYNLAVQFVLNEAQECQSSKIQRNYPVHEEEEEESSQQPALPCSQISHPWPEWMDLMEKLLKNGYFDEIGNPFANNGQVGSKEANWIRTACLNFARDRYQLIRYLSRKDIMVIAGSGCPSTDRKVANSGKRLRAHVGINEGNVCSSCILRGDCDRAYVTAREDEGGRTVDVMRFLLTYGLHPLIGSVENKPSLNKNVKESVRTLLKEMVDVKVDDHDHDTTHETTQNRTPSTQESGGNQDQSHTHIPLKQGDWICPKCNFVNFARNVKCLRCNGLFQERLKKLSEEQGDLPLKKGDWKCDKCYFLNFARNTRCLQCKENPPKRQLNPGEWECDSCNYINFKRNMVCLKCDHRRPIASQTVNKNNQTQVWHEHERSSRYKGDDSFKFVESENEDQIGSSSYQSPGFKDFPVAGGKSDLSREVQKHDSWKREMAVKSRAVIRETEDSGRHKAYVFQGRREDPASGVDDDMAEWVGKGLGSIISPSLVTMFPHGENLLFIMDNNMGSEGSSQVVVPRSFRLLEELERGEKGIGDGTVSYGMDDADDVYMQSWTGTIIGPPNTVHEGRIYPLKLFCGKDYPDNPPNVRFQTRINMSCVNLETGVVEPNRFPMLSNWKRECTMEDILIQLKKEMMSPQNRKLSQPPDGNEDARLEKGIVIRCCIL